The sequence ATTTCACCGCCGGCATATTGATAGTTAAATGCAATGTCTTTCGCAGTGATATCACCCACGTTTAGCTTTGGTCGGTCATTATCAATTTGTAGGGCGATGATTTGGGCCTGAGGGGCGTAATAATGCGCGGCTTCTTGATACAGCGCGCTGATACCGGTGTCTTGCACATGGACTTGAGGAATACCTTTAATCTCATCGGCAGGCACCAGATTGCTGCCACTCAACTTAGCAATCACCCGGTTCGCATTGGCGCGCAAAATATCATGGTAAGGCAGATAAATGGCTTCCAGACTTTTATCTGACTCGACCCCTTTGATCGGATAGGCGTAGCTCTCTTTATTGATTAACTGATATTTACCATCACGCTGCTCAAATTTCAGGTCAATACGGGAAAGGGCACGACCATACTTATCCGGTTCAGTGATAATGACGCCGTTAACCACGGCTTTATCAATCTTCACATGCATATGACCCGCGACGATGGCGGCCAACTCTGGATTAGCCCTGGCAATATCTCCAACGCCAGTTCCAGGCCGCTGGTTCTCATTATCGATCCCCATATGAGCGACCAGAACAATGGCGTCAACTTGTGGTTGGATTTGCTGAATGACTTTTTTCACTTCCTGTACCGGATCAGTGAAATGGATACCATTAATACGGTCTGTGCCCTGAGCAAATTCAGCGGTCATTGGGGTATCCATCCCGATAATGCCGATTTTAACGCCCTGACGCTCGATGATCTTATAAGAGGGCAGGTAAGGTTTACCTGAGTCCCAGAAAATATTGCCAGCCAGTGCAGTACCATTAAATTGCTTTAATGAGGTGCCCAGTACTTTCAGACCGAAATCGAATTCATGGTTACCCATCACCCAGGCATCATATTTCAAGGCATTAAAGCCGAGGATCATTGGGCTGATGGGTTCATTTTTAAAGGTTTCAACAAAGTTGCCTTGGATGGTATCACCGGCGTCCACCAGAATGATATTTGGCTGTTCGGCGCGTATTTTCTGCACTTTGGTGGCAATTTGACTGAGGCTGCCAGCCAAATTTTCACTGTCACTGGCATAGTCCCACGGCACAAAAGTGCCATGGAGATCAGAGGT comes from Yersinia bercovieri ATCC 43970 and encodes:
- a CDS encoding bifunctional metallophosphatase/5'-nucleotidase, with the protein product MKKIAITTLLCVSTASIAAEQVDITILGTSDLHGTFVPWDYASDSENLAGSLSQIATKVQKIRAEQPNIILVDAGDTIQGNFVETFKNEPISPMILGFNALKYDAWVMGNHEFDFGLKVLGTSLKQFNGTALAGNIFWDSGKPYLPSYKIIERQGVKIGIIGMDTPMTAEFAQGTDRINGIHFTDPVQEVKKVIQQIQPQVDAIVLVAHMGIDNENQRPGTGVGDIARANPELAAIVAGHMHVKIDKAVVNGVIITEPDKYGRALSRIDLKFEQRDGKYQLINKESYAYPIKGVESDKSLEAIYLPYHDILRANANRVIAKLSGSNLVPADEIKGIPQVHVQDTGISALYQEAAHYYAPQAQIIALQIDNDRPKLNVGDITAKDIAFNYQYAGGEITVYALTGKELKQYMEWSADYFNQVKPGDVTYSFNPQRRASKYSTNDFFDGVTYTIDLSKPMGARITDLRLNDGTPVIDITPIHLGMNSYRMGHLTQKGGVLEGQEFLILSDSKAEYGEEAGTIRNLTIRYLTDVKAGKYEGKPQQRWQLVGLEGYEKERKIVKDLINKGTISVPTTADGRYTNIASINVKDKLFKDKASYDAALTTLRQQLANASDEQTKQQLQTDIALITALNKF